In Gemmatimonadetes bacterium SCN 70-22, the following are encoded in one genomic region:
- a CDS encoding co-chaperone GroES, producing the protein MSTKSATKVAPLADRVVVKPLEEAETMRGGLYIPDTAKEKPQQGEIVAVGPGRFEDGKRVPLDVQVGNKVLYGKYSGTEVTVDGDQLLILRESDILAIINS; encoded by the coding sequence ATGAGCACGAAGAGCGCGACGAAGGTCGCTCCGCTCGCCGATCGCGTGGTGGTAAAGCCACTCGAGGAGGCCGAGACGATGCGTGGGGGGCTCTACATCCCCGACACCGCCAAGGAGAAGCCGCAGCAGGGCGAGATCGTCGCCGTCGGCCCGGGGCGATTCGAGGATGGCAAGCGTGTGCCGCTCGATGTCCAGGTGGGCAACAAGGTCCTCTACGGCAAGTACAGCGGGACCGAGGTGACGGTCGACGGCGACCAGCTCCTCATCCTGCGCGAGTCGGACATCCTCGCGATCATCAACAGCTGA